Genomic segment of Arachnia propionica:
TGACCCTCAACAACAACGGGTATCGCGCGGACAAGGTGGGCTACGACACCATCACGGTCCACAGCGGATCCACGGAGACCATCACCCCCCTGGTGCTCTCCGGTGATGTCCACTACGCCACTGACGGGTTCCCCGTCGCCACCACGAAACAGTTCGAGCAGCAGGGCTACACGATCCTGCGTCCCCCGACGTACACCGGTCCCGCTCTGTTCTTCAACTACAACAAACTGCCGGAGTTCAAGGACAAGCGCGTGCGTCAGGCCTTCGCTTTCTTCCTCAACCGCAACGAGATGGGCACGATCTCCCTCGGCGACTCCGGCAAGGGCGTCCGGTACATGACGGGCCTGTCGGACAACGCCATCGAGAAATGGGTTACCCCGGAGGCGGCCAGCAAGCTCACCGCCTACGATCTCGACGAAGCGCGGGCCACGCAACTGCTGCAGGAGGCCGGCTGGACCAAGAACGGCAACCAATGGGTCACCAGCGAGGGCAAGCCCGCGCAGTACGACCTGGTCTTCCCCGGTGACTACGTCGACTGGGCCGCCACGGGTCAGAGCCTCGCGGAGCAGGCCAGCGCCTTCGGCATCAAGATCACCCCGATCGGTGTGGATTCCAGCCAGCAGGAGGTCGACGTCCAGGGAGGCAACTTCCAGTTGGCCATCCAGGCCTGGGGTGCGTCGAACCCGTTCCCGACGGACTCCTACAACGCGACGCTGATCAACTTCAACTACCCGATGCTCGGCGAGGGCAAGGGCACCGGCTTCGGTCTCCAGGTGGAGACCGACGTTCTCGGCTCGATGAACCTCGAGCAGGAGGTCCGTGACAGCGCGTTTGGCACGCCGGAGGAGCAGGTGGCGAAAACCACCCGTCTGGCGCAGGCCTTCAACGAGCTGCTGCCGGTGCTGCCGCTGGTTGAGCGATTCGGAAACAACCCCGTGGTCACCAACAAGGTGGCGGGGTTCCCCGAGAAGAGCGACTACTACATGAACTCGTTCTACTCCGACAACTTCGTCCCCGTCTTCTTCTACGAGGGGATGTTGTCGCCGGTCCAGTGACCGATCCGTTCCGCCTCAAAGGGGGTGGCCGGGCCCGTGGCCCGGCCACCCCCTCAAAGCTGGTTGAGCCGGGGCGCGAGGAACGAGCGACCCGAGTCGAAACCACCCCGCGCCCGGTAGCCAGACCCAGCCCCAACACCCCGGACACGCGCAAGAGGTTTCGACACGACCAGCTCGCCAAGCGAGCAGGTCGGCCCAACCGGCTTTGATCGAGGTTGGTTCAGCGGGCCTGTTCCACCCGGAGGCTCACGCCGTCGCCGAGGTTGAGGACCGTTCCGATCGGGACCGTCACCGATTCGCCGTTCTCCAGCAGGTACGGTTCCTCACCGTTGAGCTGGATGGTGGTGCCGTTGGTGGAACGCAGGTCCGTGATGCGCGCCTCGCCGGGACCAGCGGGTTCGATCAGCAGATGGCTGCGGGAGATGTCGTTGCCGGGGCTGGGAACGCGCATCAGCGACGATCCCATGGGGCCGCGTGCTGCGTCGGGGGCACGCCCGACCACCAATCCTCCGACGACGTTGGAGAACTCGCCGGTGTTGACCTGCACGCCGATGCCGACGGGGCCGTACTGCTGTGGTTCCTCGACGTATCCCCTGTCCATGCCGGGGCGCTGGAACTGGGAGTCCTCGCTGTGGGCGGCGGACATCTCCTGGGTTTCCGGCATGGCGACGGGCTCCAGGGGGTCGGAGACGGGCTGGGGCTGCTGCACGACGGGTTCGGGAAGCTGGTGTTCGGTGTCGGGCAGACGCACGAGCTGGTCGGGGTCGGTGGTCAGGTGCAGCGCCGAGGCGCCGACCGCACCGGCGATCAACGGCAGGTGGAGCAGCGCGTCGTATTCGAGAACACCCATGTCGACGCGAAGCCCGCGGATGGTGCCCAGCGGTGCCTCGTGCCAGGTGAGCGCGCCCGAGCCGTCGAGCGCGGTCTGGCCGGTGGCCATGTCCACGACGGAGATCCGGCCGCGGGCCAGGCCGTGCAGCGACCCGCCGTCCCAGACGAACGCCGCGAAGTCCGGCATCTGGTCCAGGGAATAGCCGCGTAACACTTCGAGCAGCGCGGCCAGCGAACCGGCACCCTGCATGTCCGTCCACAGCTGGTTCACGAGTACCGACATCTTCGGCGGCGCAGGCTGCATGATCGCGACCAGACGCGGCCCCGCCAGCACCAACCACTGGCCGGGCGTGTAGGTAAGCCGCCAGGGACCCAGAGGAAGCGACATCACTATCTCCCGTCGTCAGATTTCTCTTCAGCCTAATGCCGGAAGGTCCCTCGATGTGACCGGAACACCCCCGCGCCGCCAAACGGGGGACAGAATTTGTCCTGTCAAGTACCTGCCGCGGGTGAAACGAACGGCCGGGTTGAAACCACCCCGGACAAGGTCACCATGGTTTCGACACGACCAGCTCGCTGACGCTCGCAGGCCGGCTCAACCAACATCAGAGAGGACAAAGCCGGTTGAGCCGGGCCGCGAGGAACGAGCAGCCCGAGTCGAAACCACCCCACACCCGAAAACCAGAACCCACCCAAGTCCCTCAGACACCCGCAAGAGGCTTCGACACGACCCACTCGCTAACACTCGCAGGCCGGCTCAACCAACTTCAGAGAGGACAAAGCCGGTTGAGCCGGGCCGCGAGGAACGAGCAGCCCGAGTCGAAACCACCGGCGGCCAAACGACCAACCCGGCCCCGGGTGGTTTTCAGGCCTTGGTGATCTTCACCTTGAGGCCGAGTTCCGGTTCCTCCGCGGTCGGGTCCTCGACGTCGCCCTGTTGCAGGTCGACGGCCAGGACCTCGTCGGCGATCAGGTCGGCGTGTTCGCGGATCGCCTCCAGCAGTTCCGCCCCGGCGGCGAGGCGCAGGAGGATCCGGTCGGAGACGTCGAGCCCCGACGACTTGCGGGCCTCCTGGATCACCCGGATCACCTCACGGGCCCGGCCGGCGCGCACCAGCTCGGGGGTGAGTTCCAGATCGAGGGCGACGGTCTCGCCCTGCTCGTTGACCACGCTCCAGCCGTCGCGGGGACGTTCGGTGAGCAGCACCTCGTCGGCGGACACCTCCAGCGACTCGCCGTCGAGGTCGATCAGCGACCTGCCGAGTTCCCGCAGTTCCCGGGCGAGCCGGGTGGCGTCGGCGGCGGCGATCGCGGCCGCGACCTTCGGGGTGAGTTTCCCGAACCGTTTGCCCAGGGCACGGAAGTTGCCCTTGGCGGCGTGATCGACGAGATCGCCGGCGGAGGTGAACGACGCGATGTCCTGGACGTTCAGCTCGGCGCGCACCTCGGCGACGAGCTCCGCGGTCAGCTCCGCGAGGGCCGCCGTCGGCACGAGCATCCGTTTGAGCACCTGCCGCACCTTCATGCGCGACTCGGCGCGGGCCGCGCGCCCCAGTTCCACGATCCGCCGGGCGGTGGCCATCGCACCCATGAGGTCGGCATCGATCAGCGACTCGTCGGCGACGGGCCAGCTGGCCAGGTGCACCGACTCGGGTCCGGTGGGGTCGGTGGCGGCGAACAGGTCCTGCCACACCCGTTCCGTGACGAACGGCATGATCGGGGCCATCAGCCGGGTGACGACATCGAGGGTTTCGTGGAGGGTGGCCAGCGCACCGGCCTCGCCCGCCCAGAAACGCCGCCGCGAGCGGCGCACGTACCAGTTCGACAGGTCGTCGACGAAACCGGCGAGCAGCGCACCGGCCTTCTGGGTGTCGAAGTCGTCGAGGGCGGCGGTGACGTCGCGGATCAGTTCGTTGGTGGCCGAGACCAGCCAGCGGTCGAGGACGTGCCGGTCGGCGACGGCGGGCACCGAGGCGCCCGGCTCCCACCCGGAGGCGCGCGCGTACAGCGACTGGAAGGCGACGGTGTTCCAGTAGGTCAAAAGCACCTTGCGGACCGTCTCGGCGATGGTGGC
This window contains:
- a CDS encoding ABC transporter substrate-binding protein is translated as MSAVVATAMLLTGCSAAGRSPTGNNAATGRNFGADQSFDLPPKGNFHTLSGVTGSIPTNLGYLNDMIMLPGGIYNWEKQQYYYLLADESSALSPDGLTFNYKVREGLKWSDGSALTAKDVYNTFVMRYAMQQPVFNYIKDIELVDDSNVKFTLNSPAPIAVYWIMRERPASSAQYSAVVEDAAALFKKKAAPDSDEAKALSARIAEVKIDQPIVSGPFTINTSTMTNSQLTLTLNNNGYRADKVGYDTITVHSGSTETITPLVLSGDVHYATDGFPVATTKQFEQQGYTILRPPTYTGPALFFNYNKLPEFKDKRVRQAFAFFLNRNEMGTISLGDSGKGVRYMTGLSDNAIEKWVTPEAASKLTAYDLDEARATQLLQEAGWTKNGNQWVTSEGKPAQYDLVFPGDYVDWAATGQSLAEQASAFGIKITPIGVDSSQQEVDVQGGNFQLAIQAWGASNPFPTDSYNATLINFNYPMLGEGKGTGFGLQVETDVLGSMNLEQEVRDSAFGTPEEQVAKTTRLAQAFNELLPVLPLVERFGNNPVVTNKVAGFPEKSDYYMNSFYSDNFVPVFFYEGMLSPVQ
- a CDS encoding FHA domain-containing protein; amino-acid sequence: MSLPLGPWRLTYTPGQWLVLAGPRLVAIMQPAPPKMSVLVNQLWTDMQGAGSLAALLEVLRGYSLDQMPDFAAFVWDGGSLHGLARGRISVVDMATGQTALDGSGALTWHEAPLGTIRGLRVDMGVLEYDALLHLPLIAGAVGASALHLTTDPDQLVRLPDTEHQLPEPVVQQPQPVSDPLEPVAMPETQEMSAAHSEDSQFQRPGMDRGYVEEPQQYGPVGIGVQVNTGEFSNVVGGLVVGRAPDAARGPMGSSLMRVPSPGNDISRSHLLIEPAGPGEARITDLRSTNGTTIQLNGEEPYLLENGESVTVPIGTVLNLGDGVSLRVEQAR